A stretch of DNA from Limnohabitans sp. MORI2:
CAGCGCCAGCAGTGGCAGCAGTGGCAGAGGCTGTAGAGGCCAAGCCTGAGGTGCTGCCCGCCACCGAACAAGCCCCTGTTGCGCCAGCGAATACCTTGCCTGCTGTGGTGAAAAAAAGCAGCAAAAAATCCAAAGCGGTAGTTGCTGAACCCGCTGCACCAACACCGGCTGTAGATGCCAAGTTAGAGACCAATTTGGCCAAGCAACCGCCTCGGGCTTTGAATTCGCCGATTCGTATTTTTCAAATCTATTTCGAGCCTTGGCAGCGGGAGCTGCTAGACCCCGCGTTTTACCCGCTGGATAACAGCCGTGGCAGCTCTGAGCTGATGGAGTTTGCGGTGTTTGAGCAGTTGCAAAAGAACGCAGCCACACAAGGTGCGGTGTTGTGGGGCGCTTTGTCTTGGCGCTTTGGCGAGAAGACGGGCATGCTGGGCGCGGATTGGGTGAAGCAGATTGTGGAGCACCCCGGTCATGATGTGTATTTTTGCAACCCCCATGTGAACAATGAAGCGGTGTTTCACAACATGTGGATGCAGGGCGAGGTGTCGCACCCGAACTTTGTGCAAATAGTGAAAGCGTTTTTTGCGGCTGCAGGCTTGGATGACAAAGAGATCAACGCGATACACCCCTCCAACAGTTTTTCAGCAGCTAATTACTTTGTGGCGACGCCGAAGTTTTGGGAGCGTTTCATTCCGTTTGTGCGTAAGACCTTGGTGACGGCTGATAAAAACCTCAATCCGCAAGTGCGTGATTTGTTGCACTCCAAAGTCGCCGACGACAAGGGCTTGCACGCAGGGGCCACATATGTGCCATTCATCGTGGAGCGTTTGTTTGCCTACTTCATGCGTACCGAGGGCAAAGACCTGAAGGCGTTCAAGATTGCTTTGCCCGAGCGCGAGCGCGAGTTGAATGTGCACTTGAAGTTGCTGCGCGAGATGAAAGACGTGGCACACCGCACGCAGTCGGCTTGGCTAGCGGCGTGTTGGGTGAACTACCGCAATTTGTATTTGAGCCAAACCAATAGCAAGGCGTGGTGCGAGAAGTATTTGCGCGCCATCACACCGACCGAAGTGCGCTTCGTTTAACGAGCCGCCCATGGACTTTGAGCAGGTTGACTCGGCCCAGCTGCAAGTGCGCCAATGGACGGTGGACGACCCCGTGATGGTGCTGCCCTATACCGACGCCGAGATGGCCCAGCGTGCAGGCCAACTGGCCGCGCAGCGGGCCGGGGCCAAGGGCCTGGTGCTGGCGGTGCATGACACCGAGCGACAAGGTTTCGTAGCCACCGTCAACCAAGCCTTTGCGGCCACACGCAGCCCATGGCTGGGCTACATGGCCCAAGACGCTTTTGCCGGGCGCGACTGGATGGCGCTTGCGCTACAAGCGCTGCACCGCCAACGCGGTGTGTTTTTGGGGTTCAACGATGGCAAATGGCAGGGCGCTTTGGCGGCTTTTGGACTAGCCAGCCGCGCTTGGGCTGCGACCAACTATGCTGCTTTAGCGGGCGCAGGGGCGGCACAAGGCCCATTTTTTCACCCCAGCTACCAGCGCCACTACGCCGATGCTGAACTGACCGTGCTGGCCCACCAAGCCAAAGGCTATGTGTACGAGCCCAACAGCGTGCTGGTGGAAGTGGACTGGACCAAAGAAGCCCAAGCCGTCAACGCCCCCGACCGAGCCCTGTACCGCCAACGCGCCGCGCAGGGGTTTGATGGGCGGGTGGTGGATGGAGCGTTGTTGGGGTTGTTTGGTTAGATTGGCCGTAGAATAATCTAAATTTAATTTAATACGGCCAATGGATTGGATCAACATACCCGACAACGCTGCGAGGCAGTGGATTGATTCGTCCACCATTTTTCAAGAGTTTCAGAGTACCAAGCTCAAGGCCAGCAACTATGCAGGCGGCATGTATTGGAAAAAGCAAGGTAGCTACGAATACCTTGTCAAAACTTATCCGGACAACCGTCAGCAGCGTGTGGGTGCGCGAAGCGCTGAGACAGAACTAATTTATCAAGAGTTCAGCGCAAAGAAGACAGCCATAGAGGCACGCTTAAGCACATTACGCATTGCCTTGAAAGAGGCTGAGCGGTTGAATAAAGCGCTCAAAGTAGGGCGAGCACCGGCCTTGCTGATTGACATTCTTCAAGCACTAGAGGACAGCGGTTTAGCTGATCATTTCACAGTGGTAGGGACGCATGCTTTGTATGCCTACGAAATGGCAGCAGGTGTGCGCATTGAGCAGGCTGCATTGGCCACATTGGATGTTGATTTGCTGTGGGATGCTCGCAAGAAAGTGCAGTTCATCAGCGACATGGCAAAGTTGGATGATTCAGTTTTGAGTGTGTTGCAGCGTGCTGACCGCACGTTTGTGCGCAAAGAGGGGCAAAACGAGTCTGCCATCAACGCGACTGGCTTTGAGGTTGATTTTTTGAGACGTATGCAAGAGGGGGATGATCCGCATCCGTTCAGGTTTTCGGATGATGAAGACGATATTTGGCCTGTGCAGGCCATGCGAGCATCTGTGCTGACGAGTGCACCCAAGTTTGAGAGAGTGGTGGTCAGTGCCACAGGGCGTATGGCCAAAATGAGGACGATATCTCCTCAGACATTTGTGGAATTTAAGTATTGGTTGGCTGAAAAAGCGCAGGCACGTGACCCGATCAAACGCCGACGCGATGAGCGACAAGCTCGAATTGTGCAAAAGCTATTAAATGAGCAACTTTTATGAGCATTACCCAATTCAATGCCACCTACGTGCAAGAGGAAGACCGCGTGATGTTTCGCTTCAACACGAGCGCATCGCAAGAGTACCGCTTGTGGTTCACGCGGTTGGTGGTGCGCGATTTGTTGCGTTTGATTGACCAAGGCAGTGTGCAGGTGTTGGCCCGCGAGCACCCTGTGGAGCAAGCCAAGGCAATTGCCGAGTTCAAACAACAGGCCAAGGCGGCGAATCCGCAGTTCACCACGTTTGTGCCGGCTACGCAGTTTCCGCTAGGGGCCGATCCGGTGCTGGTGCATGGCATGCGCTTGACGGT
This window harbors:
- a CDS encoding GSU2403 family nucleotidyltransferase fold protein, with the protein product MDWINIPDNAARQWIDSSTIFQEFQSTKLKASNYAGGMYWKKQGSYEYLVKTYPDNRQQRVGARSAETELIYQEFSAKKTAIEARLSTLRIALKEAERLNKALKVGRAPALLIDILQALEDSGLADHFTVVGTHALYAYEMAAGVRIEQAALATLDVDLLWDARKKVQFISDMAKLDDSVLSVLQRADRTFVRKEGQNESAINATGFEVDFLRRMQEGDDPHPFRFSDDEDDIWPVQAMRASVLTSAPKFERVVVSATGRMAKMRTISPQTFVEFKYWLAEKAQARDPIKRRRDERQARIVQKLLNEQLL